The proteins below are encoded in one region of Sulfolobus sp. A20:
- a CDS encoding ABC transporter permease, translating into MIRIILRKELLDIKRDRKLLLGSIILPLILLPLIGVILYASVAASPPVVEIVNYNESNLPFIQNVTNYLKQEGIIVLYNSSNVTPDAILVFPANFSYNVSHINRQGTLQLSIIVSSNQQAINDIYNALSELDNHLILQRVTTLINRSHIANLSPIEVLNPILVAQTTITVTHKVVPQSQANLGEIVRIVALVLFPSSTPVIFYVTDGIVGEKERRTLESLLASPISIRSFIFSKVIMSIILGILSSLGDIVGIIIFSSLLSFAFSTPITVSLPFLLVIVGIYLLTVLLTASLSVILLVGLGGSMRNVQLINFLVLGFGLIASFSALFVNVANVGFPFSLVLIIPYEQLSLSLLYYIAGLPFISIAIMLATLIVSILILLISSKLFNSERLLLK; encoded by the coding sequence ATGATAAGGATAATATTGAGGAAAGAACTACTAGATATTAAAAGGGACAGAAAATTACTGCTTGGCTCAATAATTCTACCACTCATATTACTTCCACTAATTGGAGTAATCCTTTACGCTTCTGTTGCAGCTTCTCCACCGGTTGTAGAGATAGTCAACTATAATGAATCCAACTTACCTTTCATCCAGAATGTAACAAATTATTTAAAGCAAGAAGGAATTATCGTGCTCTACAATTCCTCTAATGTAACACCTGATGCGATACTCGTATTTCCAGCCAATTTCAGTTATAATGTTTCTCATATAAATAGGCAAGGTACACTGCAACTAAGCATTATAGTGTCTTCTAATCAGCAAGCAATAAACGATATATATAATGCCTTATCTGAGTTAGATAATCACTTAATCCTTCAAAGAGTAACTACTTTAATAAATCGCTCCCATATTGCAAACCTATCTCCAATAGAAGTTCTCAATCCTATTTTAGTAGCCCAGACTACCATTACTGTAACCCATAAGGTAGTTCCTCAATCACAAGCTAATTTGGGAGAGATCGTAAGAATAGTTGCCTTAGTTCTCTTCCCCAGTTCAACCCCTGTAATATTCTACGTAACTGATGGAATAGTTGGAGAAAAAGAGAGGAGAACGTTAGAGTCATTATTGGCATCTCCGATTTCAATTAGATCGTTTATATTTTCTAAGGTAATAATGTCAATCATCTTAGGTATTCTTTCGTCTTTAGGGGACATAGTAGGAATAATAATCTTCTCATCTTTACTATCATTCGCTTTTAGTACACCTATAACAGTGAGTTTACCTTTCTTATTAGTAATAGTAGGAATTTATTTATTAACGGTTCTACTTACTGCTTCACTAAGCGTAATATTGTTAGTCGGATTAGGTGGATCGATGCGTAATGTTCAACTGATAAACTTTCTTGTGTTAGGATTCGGGCTGATAGCCTCATTTTCAGCTCTGTTTGTTAACGTTGCAAATGTGGGTTTTCCATTTAGTCTAGTATTAATCATACCCTATGAACAATTGAGTTTATCATTACTATATTACATCGCAGGCCTACCATTTATCTCAATAGCTATAATGTTAGCCACTTTAATAGTTTCAATATTAATACTCTTAATCTCTTCAAAACTGTTTAATTCTGAAAGGCTTTTACTAAAGTAA
- a CDS encoding Lrp/AsnC ligand binding domain-containing protein: protein MAEVVRAYVLVSTTVGKEIEVTESAKKVQGVVRADPVYGEYDVVIEIEAKTSDELKKIVYEIRRNPNIIRTVTLIVM, encoded by the coding sequence ATGGCTGAAGTTGTTAGAGCGTATGTTCTCGTATCCACTACGGTAGGTAAAGAAATAGAAGTAACAGAGTCAGCTAAGAAAGTTCAAGGGGTAGTGAGAGCAGATCCAGTTTATGGTGAATATGATGTTGTAATAGAGATAGAAGCTAAAACTTCTGACGAGTTAAAGAAGATAGTATATGAAATAAGAAGAAATCCAAATATAATACGTACTGTAACTCTAATTGTAATGTAA
- a CDS encoding ribbon-helix-helix protein, CopG family translates to MRVVTFKVEEDLLELLDRYAIKYGLNRSEAIRKAVEKMVKEELSKETVPVARVEKIRF, encoded by the coding sequence ATGAGAGTTGTAACATTTAAAGTGGAAGAAGATTTGTTAGAATTGTTGGATAGATATGCTATAAAATATGGTTTAAATAGAAGTGAAGCAATAAGGAAAGCTGTCGAAAAAATGGTTAAAGAGGAACTTAGCAAGGAAACGGTGCCGGTGGCAAGAGTAGAAAAGATCAGGTTTTAA
- a CDS encoding MBL fold metallo-hydrolase: protein MRIKFFGHSCVLIDDKILVDPHDGGSIGLPKPDVKDANLILITHDHYDHNAYQLFQYKDLKINYYGEFKYEDYVVKGLKTFHDKYNGKLRGENTVYVIKRGDKKVVHLGDIGHLPDEKIYDEISAPDVLLIPIGGVITIDYKEALEIIHKTTPKIIIPIHFWVKGHYMPLDPPDNFLLNIQGYQIKQIDFKNNEIDIADEQKIVYVFKT from the coding sequence ATGCGAATAAAGTTTTTTGGGCACTCATGCGTTTTAATAGATGATAAAATTTTAGTAGATCCACACGATGGGGGAAGTATAGGATTACCAAAGCCTGACGTGAAAGATGCTAATCTAATTCTTATAACTCATGATCACTACGATCACAACGCATACCAATTATTCCAATATAAGGATTTAAAAATAAATTATTATGGAGAGTTTAAATACGAGGATTATGTTGTTAAGGGTTTAAAAACTTTTCACGACAAATATAACGGAAAATTGAGAGGCGAAAATACGGTTTACGTTATAAAGAGAGGAGATAAGAAAGTTGTACATCTGGGGGATATAGGGCATCTTCCAGATGAGAAGATTTATGATGAGATTTCAGCTCCAGATGTTCTATTAATACCTATCGGTGGAGTTATAACCATAGATTATAAAGAGGCTTTAGAGATAATTCACAAAACTACGCCTAAAATTATAATACCAATCCACTTTTGGGTAAAGGGACATTATATGCCTCTTGATCCTCCAGATAATTTTCTATTAAATATACAAGGCTATCAAATAAAGCAGATTGACTTTAAAAACAATGAGATAGACATTGCTGATGAACAAAAGATAGTTTATGTATTTAAAACCTGA
- a CDS encoding isopropylmalate synthase, producing the protein MRIFDTTLRDGEQAPGIDLTVDQKVKIAQKLADLGVDVIEAGFPASSEGEFTATKRILEEVGDQVEVIGLSRSNKNDIDKTISTGISSIHLFIATSELHMKYKLKMTKEEVLNRIYESVRYAKDHGMIVEFSPEDATRTDEDFLFTAIRTAIDAGADRINIPDTVGVMHPFKYYELIKKIVNFVGERIIVSVHCHNDFGLATANSLAGVYGGARQVHVTVNGIGERAGNASLEEVVMGIKKLLNYDVNVKTWKLYEVSRLVSELTGVPVPYFKAIVGENAFGHESGIHVHGVIENPFTYEPISPEEVGNFRRIALGKHSGIHGLKKLLEEQGIKLSDDKLKVVLTKIKELAETGHKVTVDDAKNIALKLLNE; encoded by the coding sequence ATAAGAATATTTGACACTACATTAAGAGATGGTGAGCAAGCTCCGGGAATTGATTTAACCGTTGATCAAAAAGTCAAGATAGCACAAAAATTAGCTGATTTAGGGGTAGATGTTATAGAGGCTGGTTTTCCCGCATCTTCAGAGGGAGAGTTTACTGCAACCAAGAGAATATTAGAGGAAGTAGGAGATCAGGTAGAGGTTATAGGATTATCCAGGTCTAATAAAAATGATATAGATAAAACAATAAGTACAGGTATTTCTAGTATACATTTGTTTATTGCAACTTCTGAATTGCACATGAAGTATAAGTTAAAGATGACCAAAGAAGAAGTATTAAACAGAATATATGAAAGTGTTAGGTATGCGAAAGATCATGGAATGATAGTTGAGTTCAGTCCAGAAGATGCAACAAGGACAGATGAAGATTTCCTATTTACTGCTATAAGAACGGCAATAGATGCAGGTGCAGATAGGATTAACATTCCAGACACTGTAGGAGTTATGCATCCATTCAAATATTATGAACTAATTAAGAAAATAGTAAATTTTGTAGGAGAAAGAATAATAGTAAGTGTACATTGCCATAATGATTTCGGATTAGCTACTGCTAATTCCTTGGCTGGAGTTTATGGAGGAGCTAGGCAAGTCCACGTAACAGTAAACGGGATTGGGGAGAGAGCAGGGAATGCCTCATTGGAAGAGGTAGTCATGGGGATTAAGAAACTATTAAATTATGATGTAAACGTTAAAACATGGAAACTATATGAGGTTAGTAGATTAGTATCAGAATTAACGGGTGTTCCAGTACCTTACTTCAAAGCTATAGTTGGGGAAAATGCATTTGGTCATGAATCGGGAATACATGTACATGGAGTAATAGAGAATCCTTTCACTTATGAACCGATCTCTCCAGAAGAAGTAGGTAATTTTAGAAGAATAGCTTTAGGAAAGCATAGTGGTATACATGGTTTGAAGAAATTATTAGAAGAACAAGGGATTAAACTATCAGATGATAAATTAAAGGTTGTATTAACAAAGATTAAAGAATTGGCAGAAACGGGGCATAAGGTAACTGTGGATGATGCAAAAAACATCGCACTTAAATTACTAAATGAATAA
- a CDS encoding 6-hydroxymethylpterin diphosphokinase MptE-like protein, translating into MIRSQLGIKERDDYLSASILNSIIEPYNEDELRDLIKGRSVAVIGAGPQLINVDKVKEEVIISADGATNYLVQKGIYPDVVVTDLDGITVFPKNTIYVVLAHGDNINLLHKVKEMRRVIPTAQVQPFGKMKLYGGFTDGDRAVVLARYMDAKEIKLYAMDFTSGVIGRYSKPGFSEDVPASMIKRKKLEVARMIIEKVLNYEI; encoded by the coding sequence ATGATAAGAAGTCAGTTAGGGATAAAGGAGAGAGATGATTATTTATCAGCTTCGATATTAAACTCAATTATTGAACCTTATAATGAGGATGAGCTAAGAGACTTAATAAAGGGAAGGAGTGTAGCAGTAATAGGAGCTGGACCACAGTTAATTAATGTAGATAAAGTGAAAGAGGAAGTTATTATTTCGGCAGATGGAGCAACGAACTACTTAGTTCAAAAGGGAATATATCCAGATGTAGTGGTAACAGATCTTGATGGAATTACGGTATTTCCTAAAAACACAATTTACGTGGTCTTAGCTCATGGCGATAACATTAACCTATTGCATAAAGTCAAAGAGATGAGGCGAGTTATACCCACAGCCCAAGTTCAACCCTTTGGTAAAATGAAATTATATGGTGGATTTACTGATGGGGATAGAGCAGTAGTTTTAGCTAGATATATGGATGCTAAGGAAATTAAACTGTATGCGATGGATTTTACATCTGGGGTAATAGGAAGATATTCTAAACCAGGTTTTAGTGAAGACGTACCTGCTTCGATGATTAAAAGGAAAAAGTTAGAAGTAGCAAGGATGATAATTGAAAAAGTTTTAAACTATGAAATATAG
- a CDS encoding 6-pyruvoyl tetrahydropterin synthase family protein: MRVRVGIEGITIDSAHYTLSSYQDSQIHGHTYLVSVEVEGEVNEKSGFVIDFNLLKKIIKEIVKEWDHKLIIPEPDLEKSRFEGPFRMEYKVINAPFPTVEYIGMEIAKIIYEKLDRKYKIMVKIYEGKDSYAVIEYP; encoded by the coding sequence ATGAGGGTTAGGGTAGGAATAGAAGGAATTACTATAGATTCAGCCCATTACACCTTGTCATCATATCAAGATAGTCAAATTCATGGACATACATACTTAGTTAGCGTTGAGGTAGAGGGTGAGGTAAACGAAAAATCAGGATTTGTGATAGATTTTAACTTGCTCAAAAAGATCATTAAAGAAATCGTGAAAGAGTGGGATCATAAGTTAATCATCCCTGAGCCTGATCTGGAAAAATCGAGATTTGAAGGTCCCTTCAGAATGGAGTATAAAGTGATCAACGCTCCCTTCCCTACAGTCGAGTACATAGGTATGGAGATTGCCAAAATAATCTATGAAAAATTGGATAGAAAATATAAGATCATGGTAAAGATCTATGAGGGAAAAGATTCCTATGCGGTTATAGAGTATCCATGA
- a CDS encoding dihydropteroate synthase-like protein, whose translation MRVLLVTGTLAAPIVYDVIKNIRDIQVEVKVLDYPVAALMSTKYIAEKLKKDVSSDKKIDYILVPGLVYGDAKIIEKETGIKAFKGTEEAWDIPKVIEALKSGIELSTIEPADKIIGKVSNVEEKLKEIEEDAKIAFEIGDIKIPITPPPFRIFLEFDHNWDFSYLEKVRRLVDIIVLGFPVGHNDIEELRKKIRILVDSGYVVGIDADSPKALIEGVKSGASVVFNLNELNIDKLEEIKDSAFVVAPFSTENKGEITVKLISEARRRGFKKLIADPILSPPLKGMVKSMFDYAYVREKLSDVPILMGILNVTELLDADSVGINALLTTIAGEIGISNLLIMDKGKTRWSSWEVKQASKMVSIALKENRVPKDLGIDLLILKDKNKIKKENKKADIQIKDKIDPIMDQGYAKVFIADDGIGIEWYGKERVTIKGKDALSLGRALLRRINEVSKEHALYIGYELAKAEIAYQLDKNYIQDKPLFKKIVNDDNSDSVKNREDS comes from the coding sequence GTGAGAGTATTACTGGTAACTGGAACTTTGGCTGCCCCAATTGTCTATGATGTAATAAAAAATATTAGAGACATACAAGTTGAGGTTAAAGTTCTTGATTATCCCGTTGCTGCACTGATGAGTACTAAGTATATTGCTGAAAAACTGAAAAAAGATGTTAGTAGTGATAAAAAAATTGACTATATTTTGGTACCTGGGTTAGTATATGGAGATGCAAAAATTATCGAGAAAGAGACAGGGATTAAAGCATTCAAAGGAACAGAGGAAGCTTGGGATATTCCTAAAGTTATTGAGGCATTGAAGAGTGGAATAGAACTATCTACTATTGAACCTGCTGACAAAATAATAGGTAAGGTATCTAATGTTGAGGAAAAATTGAAAGAAATTGAAGAAGATGCTAAAATAGCTTTTGAAATAGGTGACATAAAAATCCCTATAACACCTCCTCCTTTTAGAATATTCTTAGAGTTTGATCATAATTGGGACTTTAGTTATCTAGAGAAAGTAAGAAGGTTAGTAGATATTATAGTTTTAGGATTTCCTGTGGGACATAACGATATTGAAGAGCTAAGGAAAAAAATTAGAATATTAGTGGACAGTGGTTACGTAGTTGGAATAGATGCGGATTCTCCTAAAGCGTTAATTGAAGGTGTGAAAAGTGGGGCATCAGTTGTATTTAACTTAAACGAGTTAAATATCGACAAATTAGAGGAAATTAAGGATTCTGCTTTCGTAGTAGCACCCTTTTCAACTGAAAATAAAGGTGAAATTACGGTTAAACTAATAAGTGAAGCTAGAAGGAGAGGCTTCAAGAAACTTATAGCAGATCCTATCTTATCTCCTCCACTTAAGGGAATGGTGAAAAGTATGTTTGATTACGCTTATGTAAGGGAAAAATTGTCTGATGTTCCGATTTTAATGGGTATACTTAATGTCACTGAGTTATTAGACGCTGATAGCGTAGGAATTAACGCATTACTCACAACGATAGCTGGGGAGATAGGAATTTCCAATCTACTAATTATGGATAAGGGTAAAACCAGGTGGAGCAGTTGGGAAGTTAAGCAAGCGTCTAAAATGGTTAGTATTGCATTGAAAGAAAACAGGGTTCCTAAGGATTTAGGAATTGACTTATTAATACTGAAGGACAAAAATAAGATTAAAAAGGAGAATAAGAAAGCAGATATTCAGATAAAAGATAAAATAGATCCAATTATGGATCAAGGTTACGCTAAGGTATTCATAGCCGATGATGGAATTGGTATAGAGTGGTACGGAAAGGAAAGAGTAACAATAAAGGGAAAGGACGCTTTAAGTCTAGGAAGAGCTCTCCTAAGAAGAATAAATGAGGTTAGCAAGGAGCATGCATTATATATTGGATATGAATTAGCTAAGGCTGAGATAGCTTATCAGCTAGATAAAAATTATATTCAAGATAAACCGTTATTTAAAAAGATAGTTAATGATGATAATAGCGATTCCGTCAAGAATAGAGAAGATAGCTGA
- the trxB gene encoding thioredoxin-disulfide reductase, whose protein sequence is MSLLPKTASIKPGEKFDTIIVGLGPASYGAALYAARYMMKTLVIGETPGGQLTEAGIVDDYLGLIEIQASDMIKIFNKHVEKYNVPIILDIVEKIEKNNDEFIVKTKRKGEFKADTVILTIGVKRRKLNVPGEQEFVGKGISYCSICDAPLFKNRVVAVVGGGDSALEGAEILSSYSTKVYLIHRRDSFKAQPIYVETVKKKPNVEFVLNSAVKEIKGDKIVRQIVVENLKTGEIKELNVNGVFIEIGFDPPTDFARNNGIEVDSNGYIKVDEWMRTNVPGVYAAGDCTNMWLGFRQIITAVAQGGVAATSAYRYLTEKKGKK, encoded by the coding sequence ATGAGTCTTTTACCAAAAACAGCAAGTATAAAGCCTGGAGAAAAATTTGATACGATAATAGTTGGGTTAGGTCCCGCTTCATATGGTGCCGCACTCTATGCTGCTAGATATATGATGAAGACTTTAGTTATAGGCGAAACACCAGGAGGTCAACTTACTGAGGCAGGTATAGTTGACGATTATTTAGGTTTAATAGAAATTCAAGCTAGCGATATGATTAAAATATTTAATAAGCATGTTGAAAAATATAACGTCCCAATAATTTTGGATATTGTTGAGAAAATTGAGAAAAACAATGATGAGTTTATTGTGAAGACAAAAAGGAAAGGGGAATTTAAGGCAGATACTGTAATACTGACAATAGGTGTTAAGAGGAGGAAACTAAATGTTCCTGGGGAACAGGAATTCGTTGGTAAAGGTATTTCTTATTGCTCTATATGCGATGCTCCACTATTTAAGAATAGAGTTGTAGCTGTAGTAGGAGGAGGAGACTCAGCCTTAGAAGGAGCTGAAATATTATCAAGTTACTCCACAAAAGTTTACCTTATACATAGAAGAGACTCCTTTAAAGCCCAGCCAATTTATGTTGAAACTGTAAAGAAAAAGCCTAACGTTGAGTTCGTTTTAAACTCAGCAGTTAAGGAAATTAAAGGAGATAAGATAGTTAGACAGATTGTAGTGGAGAATCTGAAGACTGGAGAGATTAAGGAATTGAATGTGAACGGTGTCTTCATAGAAATAGGTTTTGATCCACCGACAGATTTTGCTAGGAATAACGGAATTGAAGTTGATAGTAATGGGTATATTAAGGTTGATGAGTGGATGAGAACAAATGTACCGGGTGTCTATGCTGCAGGTGATTGTACCAACATGTGGCTAGGGTTTAGACAGATTATAACAGCTGTAGCTCAAGGTGGTGTAGCAGCAACTTCCGCATATAGATATTTAACGGAAAAGAAGGGTAAAAAATGA
- a CDS encoding inositol monophosphatase family protein — MSELRQTLDDIALKVSKYIKEVRDEGNATKIIGYHSGDTTRLIDKRSEEYLFELLKDTGYKFKFVSEESGVSGYMDNYDYLAVIDPLDGSTNFVLDIPWFSVSVAIYDRKSKTILDSIAGFVINVPYNKVYSYDIRNAYVNGYPYNDKPNDLSLPKIVITYFEKDKVEKSIQILSKINGYKIRSLGSASLDMLLVCTKMAYLFFDLRGRLRNVDISASINFCKRLNTIATTLDGKEIGVGIDNVYNIDEIILSWDHDVLKRIYSSFS; from the coding sequence ATGAGTGAATTAAGACAAACTCTCGATGATATAGCTCTTAAAGTATCTAAATACATTAAGGAAGTAAGAGATGAGGGAAATGCTACTAAGATTATTGGGTATCATTCTGGGGATACAACGAGGTTAATAGATAAGAGGTCTGAGGAATACTTATTTGAATTACTAAAGGATACTGGTTACAAATTTAAGTTTGTCTCAGAGGAATCTGGAGTTTCTGGGTATATGGATAATTATGATTATCTTGCCGTTATAGATCCTCTTGATGGTAGTACTAATTTTGTGTTAGATATTCCTTGGTTTTCTGTATCTGTTGCAATATATGATAGAAAGTCTAAGACGATATTAGATTCCATAGCAGGATTTGTAATTAACGTTCCATACAATAAGGTCTACAGTTACGATATTAGAAATGCTTATGTTAATGGTTACCCCTACAATGATAAGCCAAATGATCTATCTTTACCGAAAATTGTTATAACGTATTTTGAAAAAGATAAAGTGGAGAAATCAATTCAAATTTTGAGCAAAATTAACGGATATAAGATAAGAAGTTTAGGTAGTGCTTCACTTGACATGTTGCTGGTATGTACTAAAATGGCTTACTTATTCTTTGATTTAAGGGGAAGGTTAAGAAATGTAGACATTTCAGCATCGATAAACTTTTGTAAACGTCTAAATACAATAGCTACAACATTAGACGGAAAAGAAATTGGTGTTGGAATAGATAACGTATATAATATAGACGAAATTATTCTATCTTGGGATCATGATGTGTTGAAGAGGATTTACTCTTCTTTTTCTTAA
- a CDS encoding AAA family ATPase yields the protein MKIFGKSTAKFAYSDKALQLQNKTQKKKPETEDKRITWDDIGGYEDVKKEIREYIELPLKNKDVALRYGLRPPKGILLFGPPGCGKTLMMKALANETKLNFIYVNISDIMSKWYGESEARLRELFNNARKNSPCILFFDEIDTIGVKRESHTGDSVTPRLLSLMLSEIDGLHSDDGVIIVGSTNVPQMLDKALLRAGRFDKLIYVGAPDKQARKQILQIHCKGKPLADDVDFDRLADITERYSGADLANLCQEAARKVAAEVLEKGADRKITMDDFIELIKKYKPSITLQMIEDYEKFRLDFERRVRKGEEENEYFEEKISLDDIGGYEQIKTELKELLELQLFHYKLLEKLKIPPIRGILLYGPPGVGKTMMAKALAKTLKVKLISLSGAEIMYKGYEGAIAAIKEVFNRARENKPSIILLDELDAIASKRNYKSSSEASKIVNQLLTEMDGIRSLKEVIVIGTTNKLKAIDPAILRPGRFDKILHMPLPNKDERLDILKKYIGMDECEKVDCSIIAEKTEGYSGADLAAIAREAKMKVLKDMLKGIKDRSLTKEDLTYALEKIQPSVKKKKSKSSSTHHDPKIE from the coding sequence ATGAAGATTTTCGGAAAATCTACTGCAAAGTTCGCTTATTCTGATAAAGCGTTACAATTACAAAATAAAACTCAGAAAAAGAAGCCCGAAACTGAAGATAAGAGAATAACTTGGGATGATATTGGAGGTTATGAAGACGTAAAGAAAGAAATAAGGGAATACATAGAGCTTCCTCTTAAAAATAAGGATGTTGCATTAAGATATGGATTAAGACCACCAAAGGGAATATTACTCTTTGGTCCTCCTGGATGTGGAAAAACTTTAATGATGAAGGCTTTAGCCAACGAGACAAAATTGAACTTTATTTACGTCAATATAAGTGATATAATGAGCAAATGGTACGGGGAAAGTGAGGCTAGACTGAGGGAGTTATTTAATAATGCCAGAAAGAACTCTCCTTGTATACTGTTCTTTGATGAGATAGATACCATAGGCGTAAAAAGGGAATCTCACACAGGAGATTCTGTTACACCAAGATTATTATCCTTGATGTTATCAGAAATAGATGGTCTACATAGTGATGATGGAGTAATTATAGTTGGTTCTACTAACGTACCCCAAATGCTAGATAAAGCTTTATTAAGGGCAGGGAGATTTGACAAACTAATTTACGTTGGAGCACCAGATAAACAAGCTAGAAAACAGATTTTACAAATACATTGTAAGGGAAAACCATTAGCTGATGATGTTGATTTTGATAGATTGGCTGATATAACTGAGAGATATAGCGGAGCAGACCTAGCTAACCTATGCCAAGAAGCTGCGAGAAAAGTAGCAGCTGAAGTTTTAGAAAAGGGAGCGGATAGGAAAATCACTATGGATGATTTCATTGAACTAATAAAGAAATACAAACCTAGTATAACCTTGCAAATGATAGAAGATTATGAGAAATTTAGATTAGACTTTGAGAGGAGAGTTAGAAAAGGAGAAGAGGAGAACGAATACTTTGAGGAGAAGATATCTTTAGATGATATTGGAGGATATGAGCAAATAAAAACTGAGTTAAAAGAACTGCTTGAATTGCAATTATTTCACTATAAACTTTTGGAAAAATTAAAGATTCCTCCTATCAGAGGGATTCTACTCTATGGTCCACCTGGAGTAGGTAAAACGATGATGGCAAAGGCTTTAGCAAAAACACTCAAGGTAAAATTAATATCATTAAGCGGAGCTGAGATAATGTACAAGGGATACGAGGGAGCAATTGCCGCTATAAAGGAAGTGTTTAATAGGGCTAGAGAAAATAAGCCGTCAATTATACTTTTAGATGAATTGGATGCAATAGCATCAAAAAGAAATTACAAGAGTTCTTCAGAAGCATCAAAAATAGTAAATCAATTGTTAACTGAAATGGATGGAATAAGAAGTTTAAAGGAAGTAATAGTAATAGGTACAACTAATAAGTTAAAGGCTATTGATCCAGCAATTTTGAGACCTGGGAGGTTTGACAAAATATTACACATGCCTTTACCAAATAAAGATGAGAGATTAGATATCCTTAAGAAGTATATAGGTATGGATGAGTGTGAAAAAGTTGATTGCAGTATAATAGCGGAGAAAACTGAGGGATATTCTGGAGCTGACTTAGCGGCGATCGCTAGGGAGGCGAAAATGAAAGTACTAAAGGACATGTTAAAGGGTATTAAGGATAGGAGTCTAACTAAAGAAGATCTTACGTATGCCTTGGAAAAAATACAACCTTCAGTTAAGAAAAAGAAGAGTAAATCCTCTTCAACACATCATGATCCCAAGATAGAATAA